The Nitrospira sp. nucleotide sequence AAATCCGTCAAGACATCAGTTACCACCATGCCCGTGATCGCCGCGACCTGGTTCACCAGGATGCGGCGCTGTTGAGCAAATAGCGTGCGATACAGCTGCTTCACCAGCGCCTGACCCTCTTCTGTCCGAGCAAGGTGCTGTTCCGCCGCCGGCAGTACGCCCTGCGAACGAACGATGATCATGTCGGAGGCTACGAGCACGCGGATGCGCTCGGCGAAGCTGCCCGCCATGAACTCCAACTGAAACTGGCAGACCGCCTTGCGAACAGCCGCTTCCAGGGCTCCCTGCTGCTGTAAGGCCTCACTGTGCATCGTTCAGCCTCTCCTCGGGCTGTGTCATCTGTAGCACCAGCCCGGCTGGATGCGACATGAAGCCTCCGTCAGCAGCTCTACCACGAGCACCTGTCGTCTACTGGCGCATTCGGACTTCGCATGGATCTGTTGGTTCTTCATGCCTTAGCTGTCTGCACATCCCGAGAGAGAGGGAACCGACAAGAGCGCCACAGAGAGCGCTTGCCGCTGCACTGGCTTCTCCATCCAGTCCTGTGCCCCCGCACTCAGTAGCTGCCGGCCGAGCTGAGGAGTCATGAGGG carries:
- a CDS encoding Na-translocating system protein MpsC family protein, whose translation is MHSEALQQQGALEAAVRKAVCQFQLEFMAGSFAERIRVLVASDMIIVRSQGVLPAAEQHLARTEEGQALVKQLYRTLFAQQRRILVNQVAAITGMVVTDVLTDFAVSTGEQVMAFLFTSHDED